The following proteins are encoded in a genomic region of Nicotiana sylvestris chromosome 4, ASM39365v2, whole genome shotgun sequence:
- the LOC104247421 gene encoding chaperone protein dnaJ 11, chloroplastic-like, producing the protein MAFTSTSFLLSTSITGSNFSAGTPLTPPNSVSFRQQRSFSVSAAYSTAERTTTSSNIASQSSLYEVLGLQAGATTHEIKSAYRKLARILHPDVVRFQQNSSAEDFIRVQSAYATLSDPEKRTKYDRTLFGNRFGRPVSVSAAGARSHYTVRRKWETDQCW; encoded by the coding sequence ATGGCTTTTACTtctacttcttttcttctctcaACTTCAATTACCGGCTCCAACTTTTCCGCCGGTACGCCACTAACACCGCCGAATTCTGTCAGCTTCCGGCAGCAGCGATCGTTCTCTGTTTCCGCCGCTTATTCAACCGCCGAGAGGACTACTACTAGCTCTAACATCGCCTCACAGTCATCGTTGTATGAAGTTCTGGGACTTCAAGCTGGTGCTACTACTCATGAAATTAAGTCTGCTTACCGGAAATTAGCCAGAATTTTACATCCCGACGTCGTCCGATTTCAGCAGAATTCGTCAGCTGAGGACTTTATTAGAGTTCAATCAGCTTATGCTACTCTCTCCGATCCAGAAAAACGTACCAAATATGATCGGACACTATTTGGAAATAGATTTGGACGGCCTGTTAGCGTGTCGGCGGCGGGAGCTCGTAGCCATTATACTGTTCGCCGGAAATGGGAAACCGATCAATGTTGGTAG
- the LOC104211512 gene encoding pentatricopeptide repeat-containing protein At2g13600-like isoform X1, whose product MQPSEAMSAEPVHHFARLLSNCIRTNDLKLGRLIHSRLIKTALTFNTFLANRLIYMYSKCCSIEYAQQAFNELSDKNTQSWNTMLSAYSQKGLFEKTFQMLDVMPDPNAVSYNSIISSLTHHGFPRKAMGFFKRMQTRCGSGFLIDEFTVVSVVNTCAGLGALNLLRELHGLATVIGVRFNLVVCNALIDAYGKCGKPGYSYSIFCQMRETDVFSWTSLLVAYIRASRMPDACSLFDHMLIRNVVAWTALITGFAQNGEGDKALCTFKEMLEEGIVPRASTYVGVLSSCAGIPLIEKVNALVDMYSKCGDMISAVRLFERLDGKDRVTWNSIINGFAQNGNGVMSLFMFEKMIETDTTPNHVTFLGVLSACSHCGLLPEGFQYIHSMERKYGIVPQLDHYAILIDLLGRKNMLGEAADLIKRAPWGRDNIGMWGALLGACRVHGNLKLARRVAKNLFELEPDNAARYIMLSNIYAAAGMWGDARTLRRYIYDRGLVKETSYSWIEINNIRHKFIAKDKSHSQLEEIKELLLKLVDPMKDAGYIFQIECSYFLVDDAFC is encoded by the exons ATGCAACCAAGTGAAGCAATGTCCGCTGAGCCTGTGCATCACTTCGCGCGCCTCCTTTCAAACTGCATCCGAACTAATGATCTCAAGCTTGGGAGACTCATACACTCTCGTCTGATCAAGACGGCATTAACCTTTAACACATTCCTCGCCAACCGTCTGATATACATGTACTCTAAATGCTGTTCCATAGAGTATGCGCAACAGGCCTTTAATGAACTGTCAGACAAGAACACCCAATCTTGGAACACAATGCTGTCAGCTTACTCTCAAAAGGGTCTTTTTGAGAAAACCTTCCAGATGCTCGATGTAATGCCTGATCCAAATGCTGTGAGCTATAACTCAATCATTTCAAGCTTAACTCATCACGGGTTCCCTAGAAAAGCTATGGGGTTTTTCAAAAGAATGCAAACTCGGTGTGGGAGTGGGTTTTTGATTGACGAGTTCACGGTTGTTAGCGTGGTAAATACTTGTGCAGGTTTGGGTGCATTGAACTTGTTGCGTGAATTGCATGGGTTAGCAACTGTGATTGGTGTGAGGTTTAATCTTGTGGTTTGCAATGCACTTATTGATGCTTATGGGAAATGTGGCAAACCCGGGTACTCTTATTCTATTTTCTGTCAAATGCGCGAGACTGATGTATTCTCGTGGACTTCGCTGTTGGTTGCTTATATACGTGCGTCTAGAATGCCAGATGCGTGCTCACTTTTTGATCATATGCTGATCAGAAATGTGGTGGCTTGGACTGCTCTGATCACAGGGTTTGCACAAAATGGAGAAGGAGATAAGGCTTTGTGTACTTTCAAGGAAATGCTGGAAGAAGGTATTGTACCGCGTGCATCCACTTACGTTGGTGTCCTAAGTTCTTGTGCAGGCATACCTCTTATTGAAAAAG TTAATGCTTTGGTTGACATGTATTCTAAATGTGGAGACATGATATCTGCTGTGAGATTGTTTGAGAGGTTAGATGGGAAGGATCGAGTTACTTGGAACTCGATAATAAATGGATTTGCTCAAAATGGGAATGGAGTGATGTCTTTGTTCATGTTTGAGAAAATGATTGAAACAGATACAACACCAAATCATGTAACTTTTCTTGGGGTTTTATCGGCCTGTAGCCACTGTGGTTTATTACCTGAAGGATTTCAATATATCCATTCAATGGAGAGGAAATACGGTATAGTACCCCAGTTGGATCACTATGCCATCTTGATTGATTTACTTGGACGGAAGAATATGCTTGGAGAAGCTGCGGATTTGATCAAGAGAGCTCCTTGGGGAAGAGACAATATTGGAATGTGGGGCGCACTTTTGGGTGCTTGCAGGGTACATGGGAACTTGAAACTTGCTAGAAGGGTGGCAAAAAATCTATTTGAGCTGGAACCTGATAATGCTGCCAGGTATATTATGTTATCCAACATCTATGCAGCAGCAGGAATGTGGGGTGATGCCCGCACTCTGCGAAGGTACATCTATGACAGAGGATTGGTGAAAGAAACATCTTATAGTTGGATTGAGATAAACAATATCAGACATAAGTTTATCGCTAAAGACAAGTCCCACAGTCAGttagaagaaataaaagagtTGCTGCTTAAACTCGTAGATCCAATGAAGGATGCTGGATACATATTTCAAATTGAATGCTCATACTTTCTTGTAGATGATGCATTTTGTTGA
- the LOC104211512 gene encoding pentatricopeptide repeat-containing protein At2g13600-like isoform X2, whose protein sequence is MQPSEAMSAEPVHHFARLLSNCIRTNDLKLGRLIHSRLIKTALTFNTFLANRLIYMYSKCCSIEYAQQAFNELSDKNTQSWNTMLSAYSQKGLFEKTFQMLDVMPDPNAVSYNSIISSLTHHGFPRKAMGFFKRMQTRCGSGFLIDEFTVVSVVNTCAGLGALNLLRELHGLATVIGVRFNLVVCNALIDAYGKCGKPGYSYSIFCQMRETDVFSWTSLLVAYIRASRMPDACSLFDHMLIRNVVAWTALITGFAQNGEGDKALCTFKEMLEEVNALVDMYSKCGDMISAVRLFERLDGKDRVTWNSIINGFAQNGNGVMSLFMFEKMIETDTTPNHVTFLGVLSACSHCGLLPEGFQYIHSMERKYGIVPQLDHYAILIDLLGRKNMLGEAADLIKRAPWGRDNIGMWGALLGACRVHGNLKLARRVAKNLFELEPDNAARYIMLSNIYAAAGMWGDARTLRRYIYDRGLVKETSYSWIEINNIRHKFIAKDKSHSQLEEIKELLLKLVDPMKDAGYIFQIECSYFLVDDAFC, encoded by the exons ATGCAACCAAGTGAAGCAATGTCCGCTGAGCCTGTGCATCACTTCGCGCGCCTCCTTTCAAACTGCATCCGAACTAATGATCTCAAGCTTGGGAGACTCATACACTCTCGTCTGATCAAGACGGCATTAACCTTTAACACATTCCTCGCCAACCGTCTGATATACATGTACTCTAAATGCTGTTCCATAGAGTATGCGCAACAGGCCTTTAATGAACTGTCAGACAAGAACACCCAATCTTGGAACACAATGCTGTCAGCTTACTCTCAAAAGGGTCTTTTTGAGAAAACCTTCCAGATGCTCGATGTAATGCCTGATCCAAATGCTGTGAGCTATAACTCAATCATTTCAAGCTTAACTCATCACGGGTTCCCTAGAAAAGCTATGGGGTTTTTCAAAAGAATGCAAACTCGGTGTGGGAGTGGGTTTTTGATTGACGAGTTCACGGTTGTTAGCGTGGTAAATACTTGTGCAGGTTTGGGTGCATTGAACTTGTTGCGTGAATTGCATGGGTTAGCAACTGTGATTGGTGTGAGGTTTAATCTTGTGGTTTGCAATGCACTTATTGATGCTTATGGGAAATGTGGCAAACCCGGGTACTCTTATTCTATTTTCTGTCAAATGCGCGAGACTGATGTATTCTCGTGGACTTCGCTGTTGGTTGCTTATATACGTGCGTCTAGAATGCCAGATGCGTGCTCACTTTTTGATCATATGCTGATCAGAAATGTGGTGGCTTGGACTGCTCTGATCACAGGGTTTGCACAAAATGGAGAAGGAGATAAGGCTTTGTGTACTTTCAAGGAAATGCTGGAAGAAG TTAATGCTTTGGTTGACATGTATTCTAAATGTGGAGACATGATATCTGCTGTGAGATTGTTTGAGAGGTTAGATGGGAAGGATCGAGTTACTTGGAACTCGATAATAAATGGATTTGCTCAAAATGGGAATGGAGTGATGTCTTTGTTCATGTTTGAGAAAATGATTGAAACAGATACAACACCAAATCATGTAACTTTTCTTGGGGTTTTATCGGCCTGTAGCCACTGTGGTTTATTACCTGAAGGATTTCAATATATCCATTCAATGGAGAGGAAATACGGTATAGTACCCCAGTTGGATCACTATGCCATCTTGATTGATTTACTTGGACGGAAGAATATGCTTGGAGAAGCTGCGGATTTGATCAAGAGAGCTCCTTGGGGAAGAGACAATATTGGAATGTGGGGCGCACTTTTGGGTGCTTGCAGGGTACATGGGAACTTGAAACTTGCTAGAAGGGTGGCAAAAAATCTATTTGAGCTGGAACCTGATAATGCTGCCAGGTATATTATGTTATCCAACATCTATGCAGCAGCAGGAATGTGGGGTGATGCCCGCACTCTGCGAAGGTACATCTATGACAGAGGATTGGTGAAAGAAACATCTTATAGTTGGATTGAGATAAACAATATCAGACATAAGTTTATCGCTAAAGACAAGTCCCACAGTCAGttagaagaaataaaagagtTGCTGCTTAAACTCGTAGATCCAATGAAGGATGCTGGATACATATTTCAAATTGAATGCTCATACTTTCTTGTAGATGATGCATTTTGTTGA